One part of the Candidatus Anaeroferrophillus wilburensis genome encodes these proteins:
- a CDS encoding flagellar hook assembly protein FlgD, whose translation MVNLAPSATAATSMFASQSSPDAKKTEAELGRDEFLMLFIEQLKNQDPMNPMESADFTAQLAQFSSLEQLFNVNTNLAALQDYSATMNRLSALDMIGKLVTFAGSGTVSLVEGVAAVPLKFDLADNANQVTITITDTSGQLVDRLDVGYQDAGARQFTWDGTDVNGLPLAAGDYRFTVAAIDELGNDVAATIYGSGLVQGIETDYDTGETVVLLSSGQIAINDIVGVREQNALFE comes from the coding sequence ATGGTTAACCTTGCCCCATCAGCAACGGCAGCAACCAGCATGTTTGCCAGTCAGAGCAGTCCGGACGCAAAAAAAACCGAGGCTGAGCTCGGCCGGGATGAGTTTCTCATGCTTTTTATTGAACAGTTGAAAAATCAGGACCCCATGAATCCCATGGAAAGTGCTGATTTCACCGCCCAGCTGGCCCAATTCAGCTCCCTGGAACAGCTGTTCAATGTCAATACCAATCTGGCGGCCTTGCAGGATTACTCCGCGACCATGAATCGCCTCAGCGCTCTTGACATGATTGGCAAGCTGGTAACTTTTGCCGGCTCTGGAACGGTTTCTCTGGTTGAGGGTGTAGCTGCTGTGCCGCTTAAGTTTGATCTGGCGGATAATGCCAACCAGGTGACTATTACTATAACCGATACCTCCGGGCAGCTGGTGGATCGTCTGGATGTTGGTTACCAGGATGCCGGCGCCCGCCAGTTTACCTGGGATGGCACGGATGTTAATGGCTTACCGCTGGCAGCCGGTGATTACCGGTTTACGGTGGCGGCAATCGATGAACTGGGCAACGATGTGGCGGCTACCATCTACGGCAGCGGTTTGGTTCAGGGGATTGAAACCGATTATGATACGGGGGAAACGGTTGTCTTACTCAGCTCCGGTCAAATAGCCATCAATGATATTGTCGGGGTCAGGGAACAAAATGCCCTGTTTGAATAA
- a CDS encoding flagellar hook-length control protein FliK codes for MASTDEQPFSLADSEQGTMGDSTPQGRITHRFLIRNQLLNLQVDQQRQQVATMPSIGNGQAVSAVVAAGKPAYFAAGPESATGAAGDTIAAPEEGENSVWLTDGRPGNVLHRSHTLIQPQMPMHHEKNFDLLQSLKESSGGGKVPLIEISSPDVKFAPSIQAAQPLFSDEELAAIELIGESRQLSMTIKADSEYVSIPINPPLPVASDELLSQLTTHLVSQPGDRHEVTIQLHPESLGRVEAKVVLEHQELTARFIVQNHDVRELLLKQVDSLREALIAKGIEVKAVAVELAAPEKMTGLGVGVDQQPAQEQFAGSFSSFGQEHRQPHHPPLTGDPEHPGDSNSAGQQPAVSTAQGMLSRSGALHILG; via the coding sequence ATGGCGAGTACAGATGAGCAGCCTTTTTCCCTGGCGGATAGTGAGCAGGGAACCATGGGAGACAGCACACCCCAAGGCAGAATAACGCATCGTTTTTTGATCAGGAATCAGCTGTTGAACCTGCAGGTTGATCAACAACGTCAGCAGGTGGCGACGATGCCTTCGATTGGAAACGGTCAAGCAGTGTCAGCGGTTGTGGCAGCCGGCAAACCGGCCTATTTTGCCGCTGGACCAGAGTCTGCCACCGGAGCTGCCGGAGACACAATCGCAGCGCCTGAAGAGGGGGAGAACAGCGTATGGTTGACGGATGGGCGTCCGGGCAACGTCTTGCATCGCAGCCATACTCTTATCCAGCCGCAAATGCCTATGCATCATGAAAAGAATTTTGACCTGCTTCAGTCGCTGAAGGAATCTTCTGGTGGTGGAAAAGTTCCGCTGATTGAAATCTCAAGCCCCGATGTCAAGTTTGCTCCCAGCATCCAAGCTGCGCAACCACTCTTTTCTGATGAGGAGCTGGCTGCTATTGAGTTGATTGGTGAAAGCCGGCAGCTTTCCATGACCATCAAGGCTGATAGTGAGTACGTCAGCATACCGATTAACCCCCCCCTGCCGGTTGCCAGCGATGAATTGTTGAGCCAGCTGACTACCCATCTGGTGTCACAGCCTGGAGATCGCCATGAGGTGACTATTCAGCTGCATCCGGAATCCCTGGGCAGGGTGGAAGCCAAAGTGGTGCTTGAACATCAGGAGCTGACGGCCCGTTTTATCGTCCAGAATCATGATGTTCGGGAGTTGCTGCTGAAACAGGTGGATTCCCTGCGCGAAGCGCTGATTGCCAAGGGCATTGAGGTGAAAGCGGTTGCAGTAGAGCTGGCAGCTCCTGAAAAAATGACCGGCTTGGGGGTGGGCGTTGACCAGCAGCCGGCCCAGGAGCAGTTTGCCGGCAGCTTTTCCAGCTTTGGGCAGGAACATCGGCAGCCGCACCACCCACCATTGACAGGTGATCCCGAACATCCGGGTGATAGCAACTCCGCAGGTCAGCAGCCGGCAGTTTCCACCGCCCAGGGAATGCTATCAAGATCAGGAGCATTGCACATTCTTGGTTAA
- the fliJ gene encoding flagellar export protein FliJ has protein sequence MFHFNLETLLKYRRVQEDSVAREMRELSAALHDAQYQLDHLLASQQQHELQWLSVEEQGIKSIEISLHREYALQLSRNISAQYGVVDETRAKVEIKRLELIEKMKQRRLLERLKEKRYQEYLVSEYRQERKLVDELAVSRSHGRT, from the coding sequence ATGTTTCATTTTAACCTTGAAACATTGCTTAAATACCGACGGGTTCAGGAAGATAGTGTTGCCCGGGAGATGCGAGAGCTTAGCGCCGCATTGCACGATGCACAGTATCAACTGGACCACTTGCTTGCCAGTCAGCAGCAACACGAACTGCAGTGGCTGTCGGTTGAAGAACAGGGGATCAAGAGTATTGAAATATCCCTGCATCGTGAGTATGCGTTGCAGTTGAGCCGTAATATCAGCGCCCAGTATGGTGTTGTCGATGAAACTCGAGCTAAGGTAGAAATAAAGCGCTTGGAACTGATTGAAAAAATGAAGCAGCGCCGTTTGCTGGAGCGGCTGAAGGAAAAGCGCTATCAGGAGTATCTGGTGTCCGAGTATCGTCAGGAACGGAAACTTGTTGATGAATTGGCAGTCAGCCGCAGCCACGGTCGTACCTGA
- a CDS encoding FliI/YscN family ATPase gives MIDFDQLISRVQKTQVMKSTGQVVGMSGLIIEGSGPPSSVGDVCEIINEKSGVRIIAEVVGFRNQRILLMPLGDRQGIAPGSTIVSRGQRATTRVGARLLGRVIDGMGNPLDNHGPLECHEEVPIYQDPLNPFERKRIQEVLDLGIRSINALLSCGKGQRLGIMAGSGVGKSVLLGMMARYTKADVNVIALIGERGREVREFIERDLGLDGLARSVVVVATSDQPPLVRMRGAFLATAIAEFFREKNRDVLLMMDSLTRFAMAQREVGLAVGEPPTTKGYTPSVFALLPKLLERAGRSKSDGSITGLYTVLVEGDDVTEPIADAARSILDGHIVLSRQLADRNMYPAIDVLASKSRVMIDVVTREHMQAAGNFLSLLATYQEAEDLINIGAYAHGSNQRIDQAILLHDAMLSFLCQAVEDQVSFADSSAALVEVLQSL, from the coding sequence ATGATAGATTTTGATCAGTTGATCAGCCGAGTTCAAAAAACCCAGGTGATGAAAAGCACTGGGCAGGTAGTGGGGATGTCCGGTTTGATCATTGAGGGTAGCGGCCCGCCGAGTTCAGTTGGCGATGTCTGTGAGATAATCAATGAAAAGAGCGGTGTCCGCATTATTGCTGAAGTTGTCGGTTTTCGCAACCAACGCATTCTTCTGATGCCTTTGGGTGACCGTCAGGGTATTGCTCCAGGGAGTACGATCGTTTCCCGGGGCCAGCGGGCGACCACCCGGGTCGGGGCACGCCTTTTGGGGCGGGTTATCGACGGCATGGGCAACCCCCTCGATAACCATGGGCCGCTGGAATGTCATGAGGAAGTTCCCATTTACCAGGATCCCCTGAACCCTTTTGAGAGGAAAAGAATTCAGGAAGTTCTGGATCTGGGGATCCGGTCCATTAATGCCCTGCTGTCCTGTGGTAAAGGTCAGCGGTTGGGGATTATGGCCGGTTCCGGAGTCGGGAAAAGTGTTCTTTTGGGGATGATGGCCCGCTATACCAAGGCCGATGTCAACGTTATTGCACTCATTGGTGAGCGCGGGCGTGAGGTGCGGGAATTTATCGAACGCGATCTTGGTTTGGATGGTCTGGCCCGCAGTGTAGTGGTGGTTGCTACTTCTGATCAGCCACCGCTGGTGCGCATGCGCGGAGCTTTCCTTGCGACCGCGATAGCCGAGTTCTTCCGGGAAAAAAACCGCGATGTCCTGCTGATGATGGATTCACTGACCCGTTTTGCCATGGCCCAGCGGGAAGTAGGCTTGGCGGTGGGGGAACCGCCAACCACCAAAGGTTATACGCCGTCGGTTTTTGCGTTGCTGCCAAAATTGCTGGAACGGGCGGGGCGTTCCAAAAGTGATGGCAGCATCACCGGTCTTTATACGGTCTTGGTGGAGGGTGATGATGTTACAGAACCCATTGCTGATGCGGCCCGTTCGATTCTTGATGGGCATATTGTTCTCTCGCGCCAACTTGCTGACCGCAACATGTATCCCGCCATTGATGTGTTGGCAAGCAAAAGCCGGGTGATGATTGATGTGGTTACCCGGGAGCATATGCAGGCGGCGGGTAACTTTCTCAGCCTGCTGGCAACCTACCAGGAGGCTGAGGATCTGATTAATATCGGCGCTTATGCCCATGGCAGCAATCAACGCATTGACCAGGCAATCCTCCTCCATGATGCGATGCTCTCCTTCCTTTGTCAGGCGGTGGAAGATCAGGTCTCTTTCGCCGACAGCAGCGCTGCCCTGGTAGAGGTGCTGCAATCGCTTTAG
- the fliG gene encoding flagellar motor switch protein FliG, which translates to MAVKGKSGEKLSGRQKAAILLLGLGEEIAPKVLEKFTEYELQQISREISRLGNVTGELTEKIAREFVDAAGSKVMFYGGKDYLKNILSKTMGAEKTESFLEKVGDSLMQKPFGSLAHVDPRVIASFIKAEHPQTIALILAHLEPDKAAQIVTLLPEGVQADVVLRIANLDSVPREMIDEIELVLESELKTTGGMESRGLGGLSAVSELINNLDKNSEVAIMDVIEEHDPDLADEIRKLMFTFDDLIDVDDRGIQAILKEINNEDLLLALKTATEEVKEKIFNNMSQRAATMVKDDLEALGPVRLTDVEKAQQVIVKVARKLEDDGKIVIASRGGGGDVVV; encoded by the coding sequence ATGGCCGTTAAAGGTAAAAGTGGTGAAAAATTGAGTGGTCGGCAAAAGGCCGCCATTCTGCTCCTTGGCTTGGGGGAGGAAATTGCCCCCAAAGTGCTGGAAAAATTTACCGAATATGAACTCCAGCAGATCAGCCGGGAAATATCCCGCCTGGGAAATGTGACTGGAGAGTTGACGGAAAAAATTGCCCGGGAATTTGTTGATGCTGCCGGCAGCAAGGTGATGTTCTATGGCGGCAAGGATTATCTTAAGAATATTTTAAGCAAAACCATGGGGGCCGAAAAAACTGAGAGCTTTCTTGAAAAGGTGGGTGATTCCTTGATGCAGAAGCCTTTTGGCAGTTTGGCCCATGTAGACCCCCGGGTCATTGCTTCATTTATTAAAGCGGAACATCCGCAAACCATTGCCTTGATTCTGGCGCACCTGGAACCCGATAAAGCTGCGCAGATTGTGACGTTGTTGCCGGAAGGCGTTCAGGCTGATGTGGTATTGCGGATTGCCAACTTGGATAGTGTGCCGCGTGAGATGATTGATGAGATTGAATTGGTCCTGGAGAGTGAGCTGAAAACGACCGGCGGCATGGAAAGCCGTGGGCTTGGTGGTCTTAGTGCAGTTTCTGAGCTGATTAATAATCTGGATAAAAATTCAGAAGTTGCAATTATGGATGTCATCGAAGAACACGACCCCGACCTTGCTGATGAGATTCGCAAGCTGATGTTTACCTTTGATGATCTCATTGATGTTGACGATCGTGGCATCCAGGCAATACTTAAGGAAATCAATAATGAAGACCTGCTGCTGGCGTTGAAAACAGCCACTGAAGAGGTGAAAGAAAAAATTTTCAATAATATGTCCCAGCGGGCGGCAACCATGGTTAAAGATGACCTGGAAGCTTTAGGGCCGGTGCGGCTGACCGATGTGGAAAAGGCTCAGCAGGTCATTGTCAAAGTAGCCCGTAAACTTGAGGACGATGGAAAAATTGTTATTGCTTCCAGGGGCGGTGGAGGTGATGTGGTTGTCTGA
- the fliF gene encoding flagellar M-ring protein FliF, which produces MVEQLKRLLAWFNSQTMPFKVGLVGGSAVLLVGLITVVAVSLTTSFEPLYYNLNSDDAADVVEFLKKERIPYKLVDQGRIIEVPRKDVYEVRLQLVGSAMPRGGVGFEIFDKSNLGVTEFVQNINYQRALQGELARTIREISQVESARVHLVIPKKSLFIEEQKESTASVILKLKQGRVLRKEQVEGVMNLVAGSVEGLQPEQVTVLDARGVILSQDVVQAVDDNSLTAKQISIKREYEHNLEKRLQTMLERVVGMQKVVVRVAAPMDFSKVEKTEELFDPDMTAVRSEHLLSVENQEPAAAGQGVPGVAANIPEQAATAEMAVAGKSSSAKNDQTRNYEVSKTVSHTQLPIGSVKNISVAVLVDGIYKEVGKNQEPEFMSRADDELLIYANMVKKAIGFNKKRGDQVEVACVAFDTASLADDLKAMKNAERLEMIKVAGKYLLLLLILLVVYAKVVKPLLAFVSQQMTAGKPAARKPGMTTMAEEVTERVEIKKERTIMDQIGDFAKENPDEVARIVKIWLKEQTS; this is translated from the coding sequence ATGGTTGAACAGCTGAAACGATTGCTTGCCTGGTTTAACAGTCAGACCATGCCGTTCAAGGTCGGCTTGGTGGGCGGCAGCGCGGTTCTCTTGGTAGGATTGATAACGGTGGTTGCTGTTTCATTGACGACCTCTTTTGAGCCGCTTTACTATAATTTAAACAGTGATGATGCGGCTGATGTGGTGGAGTTTCTGAAAAAGGAGCGTATTCCCTATAAACTTGTTGATCAGGGTCGCATCATTGAAGTACCCCGCAAAGATGTCTATGAGGTCCGGCTGCAATTGGTTGGCAGCGCCATGCCCCGTGGCGGGGTGGGTTTCGAGATTTTTGATAAGAGTAACCTTGGTGTTACCGAATTCGTCCAAAATATCAACTATCAGCGGGCGTTGCAGGGAGAGTTGGCCAGGACGATCAGGGAGATCAGCCAGGTCGAATCGGCCCGGGTGCACCTGGTGATTCCTAAAAAATCTTTATTTATCGAGGAGCAGAAAGAATCAACGGCTTCTGTGATTTTAAAACTGAAGCAGGGGAGGGTGTTGCGCAAAGAACAGGTTGAAGGGGTGATGAATCTGGTGGCTGGTAGTGTGGAAGGTCTGCAGCCGGAACAGGTTACCGTACTTGATGCCCGCGGTGTTATCCTTTCCCAGGATGTCGTCCAGGCGGTTGATGATAATAGCTTGACTGCCAAGCAGATCAGTATCAAGCGTGAATATGAACACAACTTGGAGAAAAGGTTGCAGACGATGCTGGAACGGGTCGTCGGGATGCAGAAAGTGGTGGTTAGGGTAGCCGCGCCGATGGACTTTAGTAAGGTGGAGAAAACCGAAGAACTTTTTGATCCTGACATGACTGCCGTGCGTAGTGAACACCTGCTGTCGGTTGAAAACCAGGAGCCGGCAGCAGCCGGACAGGGAGTTCCCGGGGTGGCTGCAAACATACCTGAACAGGCGGCCACAGCCGAAATGGCTGTCGCCGGAAAGTCTTCCAGCGCAAAAAATGATCAGACAAGAAACTATGAAGTCAGCAAAACTGTCAGCCATACCCAATTGCCCATCGGCAGCGTCAAAAATATCAGTGTCGCGGTGCTGGTAGACGGTATCTATAAAGAGGTTGGGAAAAACCAAGAACCGGAATTTATGTCCCGTGCGGATGACGAACTGCTCATTTATGCCAATATGGTGAAAAAAGCCATTGGTTTCAATAAAAAGCGTGGTGACCAGGTGGAGGTTGCCTGTGTCGCTTTTGATACCGCTTCGCTGGCTGATGATCTCAAGGCAATGAAAAATGCGGAGCGCCTGGAAATGATCAAGGTGGCCGGTAAGTATCTTTTGCTGCTCCTTATCCTGCTGGTTGTCTATGCCAAGGTTGTAAAGCCCCTGCTGGCGTTTGTGTCACAGCAGATGACTGCTGGAAAACCAGCGGCCAGAAAGCCAGGAATGACAACCATGGCAGAGGAAGTGACGGAAAGGGTAGAGATTAAAAAAGAGCGGACAATCATGGACCAGATTGGCGATTTTGCCAAGGAAAACCCTGATGAAGTTGCGAGAATAGTAAAAATATGGTTAAAGGAACAGACGAGTTAA
- the fliE gene encoding flagellar hook-basal body complex protein FliE yields the protein MKKSAMQAQLQSLQNLARQAAGPFGKTAEQPAGGAASFSSVLQQSLGKVNTLQQQADTQVAQVHSGQSADLISAIVALEEADMSFQLLLQVRNKAVKAYDEIMRMQL from the coding sequence ATGAAAAAAAGTGCGATGCAGGCCCAACTCCAGTCTTTGCAGAATCTTGCTCGCCAAGCTGCCGGACCTTTTGGCAAGACGGCTGAGCAGCCTGCCGGCGGCGCCGCCAGTTTCAGCTCCGTATTGCAGCAGTCCCTGGGTAAAGTCAATACTCTTCAGCAACAGGCTGATACTCAAGTGGCCCAGGTGCACAGCGGCCAATCAGCTGATCTGATCAGTGCCATTGTTGCTTTGGAAGAGGCTGATATGTCTTTCCAGCTGCTGCTGCAGGTTCGTAATAAGGCTGTTAAGGCATATGATGAGATCATGCGGATGCAATTATGA
- the flgC gene encoding flagellar basal body rod protein FlgC: MSFQYTLKISAAGMAAQRQRLNVIASNLANVTTTRTPEGGPYQRKDIVFRAAPLLEQDTASLRNADQPELLSVETVQVISDPRPPILKYQPEHPDADEGGYVAFPNVNAMEEMVNMLSASRSYEANLTMMKTAKDMTTKTIDILKV, from the coding sequence ATGAGCTTTCAGTATACCCTTAAAATTAGTGCGGCGGGTATGGCCGCCCAGCGTCAGAGGCTCAATGTTATTGCCAGCAATCTGGCCAACGTTACAACAACCAGAACGCCTGAAGGGGGTCCCTACCAGCGCAAGGATATCGTGTTCAGGGCAGCGCCGCTCTTAGAACAGGACACGGCATCGTTGCGCAATGCTGACCAGCCGGAATTGTTGAGTGTTGAGACTGTACAGGTGATTTCCGATCCTCGGCCACCCATTCTCAAGTATCAGCCGGAGCATCCTGATGCGGATGAAGGTGGCTACGTAGCCTTTCCCAACGTCAACGCCATGGAGGAGATGGTCAATATGCTGTCGGCCAGCCGCAGCTATGAGGCAAATCTGACCATGATGAAAACGGCCAAGGATATGACAACCAAAACTATCGATATCCTGAAAGTATAG
- the flgB gene encoding flagellar basal body rod protein FlgB: MTVHGLFDNTTNLLAKVMALRSRKAEVIAGNIANIDTPGYKARNFTFIDQLQKALGEETSLPLMRTHEHHLPDRQSISEIQPVVEEREASLAGFDRNTVDLDHEMAELAENNLVYGAAVEMLRKKISVLKNAIVEGGK; encoded by the coding sequence ATGACAGTACATGGATTGTTTGACAATACAACGAATCTGCTGGCCAAAGTGATGGCGTTGAGGTCCCGAAAAGCGGAAGTGATAGCCGGTAATATTGCCAATATTGATACGCCCGGCTATAAAGCCCGGAATTTCACCTTTATCGATCAATTACAGAAGGCGCTTGGAGAGGAAACATCTTTGCCTCTCATGCGGACCCACGAGCATCACCTGCCAGATCGGCAAAGTATCTCCGAAATCCAGCCGGTGGTGGAAGAACGTGAAGCATCATTGGCCGGTTTTGACCGCAACACGGTAGACTTGGATCATGAAATGGCTGAACTGGCGGAAAACAACCTTGTCTATGGGGCAGCGGTTGAAATGCTGCGTAAAAAGATTAGCGTCCTGAAAAATGCCATTGTTGAAGGGGGTAAATAA
- a CDS encoding sigma-54-dependent Fis family transcriptional regulator, with product MANEESQSTVIIWDADSRFRDALAHCLGDAGVRVVAGEVPMDVVTAVREEPSVSLLMGELDCPRGGEPLFVLLHREFPALSLLPVVAVPSVEGAVTAIRLGMVDYLLKENLTATSLAALVVRIVRDRQLPPAGGTGTFRQAFICQDPAMVRLLNLARKAAVSDATVLIQGESGTGKEVLARFIHGQSNRTDHPLVAINCAALPPSLLESELFGHEKGAFTGAIARKIGKFELAHGGTILLDEISEMDLGLQSKLLRVIQEGEVDRVGGRYPVPIDVRIIATTNRVIKEEVEAGTFRQDLYYRLNVIPLTIPPLRERRTDINLLLDTFIERYNRKNRKKIKGISPAARRRLDHYAFPGNVRELENIIERAVVLADGPYLEGEDLFLDEVGVPPLDVHEGSDGTHSSPALPLPVGTKLEDLERFMIFKTLQNVDNNRTHAARLLGISIRTLRNKLREYREQYGETPESEESQPVLQP from the coding sequence ATGGCGAACGAAGAATCGCAGTCTACAGTAATTATCTGGGATGCCGATTCCCGCTTTCGAGATGCACTCGCCCATTGCTTGGGGGATGCCGGAGTTCGGGTTGTTGCCGGTGAAGTTCCCATGGATGTCGTGACTGCCGTCAGGGAAGAACCATCGGTATCATTGCTCATGGGAGAGTTGGATTGTCCCCGCGGTGGTGAGCCCCTGTTTGTTCTACTTCACCGTGAATTTCCCGCTCTCAGCTTGCTGCCGGTAGTTGCGGTTCCTTCGGTTGAAGGTGCGGTGACCGCCATCCGCCTGGGGATGGTTGACTATCTATTAAAAGAGAATTTGACTGCTACCTCTCTGGCCGCGTTGGTCGTCCGGATTGTCAGAGATCGGCAACTGCCGCCAGCTGGGGGAACAGGCACCTTCAGGCAGGCCTTTATCTGCCAGGATCCGGCCATGGTTCGCCTGTTGAACTTGGCTCGCAAAGCTGCGGTCAGTGATGCGACGGTGCTGATCCAGGGGGAAAGCGGCACCGGGAAAGAAGTGTTGGCCCGTTTCATTCATGGTCAAAGCAACCGTACCGACCATCCCCTGGTGGCCATAAATTGTGCAGCTTTACCACCTTCGTTGTTGGAAAGTGAACTTTTTGGTCATGAAAAAGGTGCTTTTACCGGTGCCATTGCCCGGAAAATCGGTAAATTTGAATTGGCCCACGGGGGAACCATCCTTCTTGATGAAATTTCTGAAATGGACCTTGGTTTGCAGAGTAAACTGCTGCGGGTGATCCAGGAAGGTGAGGTTGACCGGGTGGGGGGTCGCTATCCGGTGCCCATCGATGTGCGGATTATTGCCACCACCAATCGGGTTATTAAAGAAGAAGTGGAGGCCGGTACTTTTCGCCAGGATCTCTATTATCGGCTTAATGTCATTCCTCTTACTATTCCTCCCTTACGGGAACGCCGGACAGATATCAATCTACTGCTGGATACATTTATTGAGCGATATAACCGGAAGAACCGAAAAAAAATCAAGGGAATCTCTCCCGCTGCCCGGCGCCGGTTGGATCATTACGCATTTCCCGGCAATGTGAGAGAGCTGGAAAATATTATTGAGCGGGCGGTGGTGCTGGCCGATGGCCCGTACCTGGAGGGAGAAGACCTTTTTTTGGATGAGGTCGGGGTGCCGCCACTTGATGTCCATGAAGGGAGTGATGGAACACACTCGTCACCGGCCCTGCCGTTACCGGTGGGTACCAAGCTTGAAGATCTGGAGCGGTTTATGATCTTCAAAACCCTCCAGAACGTCGATAATAACCGTACCCATGCAGCTCGCCTGTTGGGTATCAGTATCAGGACCTTGCGCAATAAATTGCGCGAATACCGCGAACAGTATGGTGAAACTCCTGAATCGGAGGAATCACAACCTGTTCTCCAGCCTTAA